In the Candidatus Mycosynbacter amalyticus genome, one interval contains:
- the dnaA gene encoding chromosomal replication initiator protein DnaA, translating to MATTHSLWQSVLGEIELSVSHATFATWFQNTELLDDHEDNITIAVPNVFAIRQFQIKYDKQIREVLQKNGINATAVHYVVNSKGKKTVVNRETTRNALPREEFAQLPQQSGTQPSPQTAPNSLNPRYNFDNFIVGSSNDLAYTACRTVASNPGTKYNPLFLYGGVGLGKTHLMQAVGNEIKAANPSARILYINTETFVKEFTDAIRFKKQVSDKYRTADVLIVDDMQFIAGKEKTQEEFFHTFNTLHQANKQIIISSDKPPKSIPTLTERLRSRFEWGMAIDIQMPDYETRCAIIEAKAHLSGVSLSKDTVEYLADNIKTNIRELEGALNQLLAYAEMRGIEPDIATAEGLIGNVRRSRPQHLTSKQIVDRTAKYFQLPVADMLSPRRDKHIVLPRQIAMYLLRSELHLSFPIIAGELGRKDHTTAIHSVEKIEKAIKLDFTVREHVAEIRERLYA from the coding sequence ATGGCGACGACCCATTCGTTGTGGCAAAGCGTTCTCGGCGAGATCGAACTATCAGTCTCGCACGCCACGTTTGCCACGTGGTTTCAAAACACCGAACTCCTAGATGATCACGAAGACAATATTACAATCGCCGTTCCGAATGTTTTTGCAATCCGTCAGTTTCAGATCAAATACGACAAGCAGATTCGTGAAGTACTCCAGAAGAACGGTATCAATGCTACGGCTGTACATTATGTAGTCAATAGTAAAGGCAAGAAGACTGTGGTGAACCGCGAGACTACCCGTAACGCCCTTCCCCGAGAAGAGTTCGCACAACTTCCCCAACAGTCCGGCACTCAACCCTCACCGCAAACCGCACCAAACTCACTCAACCCGCGCTACAACTTCGACAACTTTATCGTCGGCTCAAGCAACGACCTAGCCTACACTGCGTGCCGTACGGTCGCAAGTAACCCTGGCACCAAGTACAACCCCCTCTTCCTTTACGGGGGCGTTGGTCTTGGTAAAACTCACCTCATGCAAGCCGTCGGCAACGAAATCAAAGCTGCCAACCCCTCTGCCCGTATCCTCTACATCAATACTGAGACATTTGTCAAAGAATTTACCGACGCAATCCGATTCAAAAAACAGGTTTCGGATAAATACCGCACCGCCGACGTGCTCATCGTTGATGACATGCAGTTTATTGCTGGCAAAGAGAAGACACAGGAAGAGTTTTTTCATACCTTCAACACCCTCCACCAGGCAAACAAGCAGATTATCATCAGTAGCGACAAACCACCCAAAAGTATCCCCACTCTCACCGAACGCCTGCGTAGTCGCTTCGAATGGGGTATGGCAATCGATATTCAGATGCCTGACTACGAGACGCGCTGTGCGATCATCGAGGCCAAAGCCCACCTATCTGGCGTCTCCCTCAGTAAAGATACTGTAGAATATCTCGCCGACAATATCAAAACTAATATTCGCGAACTTGAAGGCGCGCTCAATCAGCTTCTGGCCTATGCCGAGATGCGTGGAATTGAGCCCGATATCGCCACGGCAGAAGGACTGATTGGTAATGTGCGTCGCTCTCGCCCGCAGCACCTAACATCCAAACAAATCGTCGATCGCACCGCCAAATACTTCCAGCTGCCCGTTGCTGATATGCTCAGCCCTCGCCGCGACAAACATATTGTCTTGCCACGCCAAATCGCCATGTACTTGCTCCGCAGCGAGCTCCACCTCAGCTTCCCAATCATCGCCGGCGAGCTAGGTCGCAAAGATCACACCACCGCGATTCATTCTGTCGAAAAAATCGAAAAAGCTATCAAGCTTGACTTCACTGTACGCGAACATGTCGCCGAAATCCGGGAGCGACTCTATGCGTAG
- the dnaN gene encoding DNA polymerase III subunit beta yields MELSVLQEHLARALTAVGRVASSRTQLPILNNILFRTDGTRLLVAAMNMEIASTQFVGAKISTPGAITVPARLVSDFVSSLPKGTIELQVKGTQLHISSGKYSSVINGLGADDFPELPVIDEEVAVRYSIAVSDFKQAVAQTIVTTSNDATRPVLTGVYWHSHEGALYLAGTDGYRLAERRLVETTSEVAAIVPTTSLQEALRTITDDIKEIEVLFDESQVRFRFDEAEVTSQLISGNFPPYRQLIPEKTETTVTLPRDEFVRITKIAGLFARDSGGSVTIRASEETKLLSLHSVASELGENTSEADATIAGGGSVTLNSRYLSEALGVLDGSTVIFGFSGKLAPTVLTTSGEDVKYKHIIMPLKS; encoded by the coding sequence ATGGAACTCTCTGTCCTTCAAGAACATCTCGCTCGTGCACTTACTGCGGTTGGTCGGGTAGCAAGTAGTCGTACTCAATTACCTATCCTGAATAATATTTTGTTTCGCACAGACGGCACTCGTCTACTCGTGGCTGCTATGAATATGGAGATCGCCTCGACACAGTTTGTCGGCGCCAAAATCTCAACACCGGGTGCAATCACAGTACCGGCGAGGCTCGTATCTGATTTTGTCTCGAGCCTACCAAAAGGCACGATTGAACTGCAAGTAAAAGGCACACAGCTTCACATCTCGTCTGGTAAATACAGCTCAGTCATCAACGGGCTAGGTGCCGATGATTTTCCGGAGCTACCGGTAATCGACGAAGAGGTGGCAGTCCGCTATTCTATCGCCGTAAGTGATTTCAAGCAAGCAGTGGCGCAGACGATCGTCACTACGTCAAATGATGCAACACGTCCTGTGCTGACAGGTGTGTACTGGCACTCACACGAAGGTGCGCTATACCTGGCTGGTACGGATGGGTATCGCCTAGCGGAACGTCGTCTCGTGGAAACGACGAGCGAAGTAGCCGCTATCGTACCAACCACCAGTCTGCAGGAAGCCTTACGGACGATTACTGATGATATCAAGGAGATCGAGGTGCTGTTTGACGAGTCGCAGGTGCGTTTTCGGTTCGACGAAGCCGAGGTAACAAGTCAGCTTATTAGCGGTAACTTCCCACCCTATCGTCAATTGATTCCAGAAAAAACCGAGACGACCGTGACGCTACCGCGTGATGAATTCGTACGCATTACCAAGATTGCCGGACTTTTCGCGCGCGACTCTGGTGGCAGCGTGACAATCCGCGCCAGTGAGGAGACAAAGCTCTTGTCGCTGCACTCGGTGGCATCGGAGTTGGGCGAAAACACGTCAGAAGCAGATGCGACCATAGCTGGCGGCGGCAGTGTCACGCTGAATTCGCGCTATCTTAGCGAGGCACTGGGTGTACTCGATGGCAGTACGGTCATATTTGGTTTTTCTGGTAAGCTGGCACCGACAGTACTCACGACAAGCGGCGAAGACGTGAAATATAAACATATCATCATGCCGCTCAAGAGCTAG
- the recF gene encoding DNA replication/repair protein RecF (All proteins in this family for which functions are known are DNA-binding proteins that assist the filamentation of RecA onto DNA for the initiation of recombination or recombinational repair.), whose product MDITGLRVQHTRSHDDASFVFGQRVSVITGPNGSGKTTLLEALHVALRGTSFRGSDSEFLARDEDWWRIDVRLGDEQARVVKFDSTKTSGRKQFEIDHKINYRLPVSKKYPVILFEPDDLRLLGGSPARRRQFIDTFITQINPLYTSTTRKYERALKQRNALLKQPSVTRDSLFVWDMAIAEYGAEMIRERSQIIERINQSLTDTYRSIAGTDDTATLHYSHTIIDGIQQKLANELHYNFERDSLLGFTSTGPHRHDVVAEFNGAPATTRASRGEIRSIILALKFIEVDVAESATGLSPVVLLDDVFAELDESRQQRLAEKCRGNQMFITSTGAYTGIDSATVIALD is encoded by the coding sequence GTGGATATCACTGGTCTTCGCGTTCAGCACACTCGCAGCCATGACGATGCGAGCTTTGTGTTTGGTCAGCGCGTCAGCGTGATTACTGGGCCGAACGGATCTGGTAAAACGACACTACTCGAAGCACTTCACGTAGCGCTGCGGGGCACGTCGTTTCGCGGTAGTGACAGTGAGTTTCTGGCGCGCGATGAGGACTGGTGGCGTATTGATGTACGACTTGGCGACGAGCAGGCACGTGTAGTCAAGTTTGATAGTACGAAAACCTCTGGTCGTAAGCAATTTGAAATTGATCACAAGATTAACTATCGCCTGCCCGTCAGCAAGAAATATCCGGTGATTTTGTTTGAACCGGACGATTTGCGTCTGCTAGGCGGTTCCCCTGCTCGCAGGCGGCAGTTTATTGATACGTTTATAACCCAAATCAATCCACTATACACGAGTACCACACGCAAATATGAGCGTGCACTCAAGCAGCGTAATGCCCTATTGAAACAGCCTAGTGTGACGCGTGACTCCCTGTTTGTATGGGATATGGCAATAGCCGAATATGGTGCTGAGATGATTCGTGAACGCAGTCAGATTATCGAGCGTATCAATCAATCGCTGACGGACACATATCGAAGTATTGCGGGTACTGACGATACGGCGACGCTTCACTATTCGCATACAATTATCGATGGTATTCAGCAGAAGTTGGCGAACGAGCTGCATTACAATTTCGAGCGCGACAGTCTCCTGGGCTTTACGAGCACCGGTCCACACCGTCATGATGTGGTGGCGGAGTTCAACGGCGCCCCGGCTACAACTCGTGCGAGTCGTGGTGAAATTCGGAGTATTATACTTGCGCTGAAGTTTATCGAAGTGGATGTAGCCGAATCGGCGACTGGCTTGTCACCCGTTGTGTTGCTCGACGATGTGTTTGCTGAGCTTGATGAATCGAGGCAGCAACGCCTTGCAGAGAAATGTCGCGGCAACCAGATGTTCATCACCAGTACAGGTGCCTATACTGGCATCGACAGCGCGACGGTTATTGCGCTCGATTGA
- a CDS encoding phage tail tip lysozyme translates to MDAPILIAAPVSLSTQNLTSIKPAEVAANMRFGRAVCLAITAILLMNELVFPVRVAAITDPQRYMLQEAWAVDDECRTQGAGAVSLAGNNNVEKILNFYMRKGLNLAQASGIVGNMMQESGLKPNVVQGGKLIGENETYTLQNGVGFGLVQWTFTGRQKPLQDHIDKMGVKNTDLGGQLSFTWVELSGPYLSTLNNLKRTNDPVEAAVVVHDGYESSADSDSAVRSVRGGNAKKVYDQYKNAPALAGSTASSEMNNPSGEEKVDEHGQAASDTSQSTSESSDSSCASSSFSGGNLDQTLKAYAWPTYKGMTIKPTDAYAAAVKKALAGGYYVGGTTATTRGIDCGGFVTLLVRDSGYDPGYNYNGKGGPTSSQEAWMQKNWVKIKPEDVTPGKLQQGDVAINSSHTFIYVGDRGKKPDGFGATIASASLDERAPMADTQQSATQPGYNWYRKK, encoded by the coding sequence GTGGACGCTCCGATACTAATAGCGGCACCGGTCAGCCTATCGACCCAAAACCTTACCTCGATAAAGCCAGCGGAGGTAGCGGCTAACATGCGCTTTGGTCGTGCTGTCTGCCTGGCGATCACCGCCATCCTACTCATGAATGAGCTGGTATTTCCTGTGCGTGTAGCGGCCATCACCGACCCGCAGAGGTATATGCTCCAAGAGGCATGGGCTGTCGATGATGAATGCAGAACACAGGGCGCAGGGGCTGTATCACTCGCTGGCAACAACAATGTCGAAAAAATTCTCAACTTCTATATGCGCAAAGGCCTTAATCTTGCCCAGGCAAGCGGTATCGTCGGGAATATGATGCAGGAATCCGGCCTGAAACCAAATGTAGTGCAAGGCGGCAAGCTGATTGGCGAAAACGAAACCTACACGCTGCAAAACGGCGTCGGCTTCGGGCTCGTACAGTGGACCTTTACGGGGCGTCAAAAACCCCTCCAGGATCATATCGACAAAATGGGCGTCAAAAACACCGACCTTGGTGGCCAGCTCAGTTTCACCTGGGTAGAACTATCTGGCCCATACCTTTCTACGCTCAATAATCTCAAGCGCACCAACGACCCAGTAGAAGCGGCCGTCGTCGTACACGATGGCTATGAAAGCTCGGCAGACTCAGACTCGGCAGTGCGCAGTGTGCGTGGCGGCAATGCCAAAAAGGTCTATGATCAGTACAAGAACGCCCCCGCACTTGCCGGTAGTACTGCTAGCAGTGAGATGAATAATCCGAGTGGAGAAGAGAAGGTCGATGAGCATGGCCAAGCCGCGAGTGACACGAGTCAAAGTACATCAGAGTCCAGCGATAGTAGCTGCGCGAGCAGTAGCTTCTCTGGAGGCAATCTCGATCAAACCCTCAAAGCTTACGCGTGGCCGACCTATAAAGGCATGACAATCAAGCCGACCGACGCCTATGCCGCCGCCGTCAAAAAAGCTCTTGCTGGCGGCTACTATGTCGGTGGCACCACTGCCACAACACGAGGTATCGATTGCGGCGGCTTCGTGACACTCCTGGTGCGCGATAGCGGCTATGACCCAGGCTATAACTACAACGGCAAAGGGGGGCCGACAAGCTCCCAAGAAGCCTGGATGCAAAAAAACTGGGTTAAAATCAAACCAGAGGATGTCACGCCAGGAAAACTTCAGCAAGGTGACGTGGCAATCAACTCATCTCACACCTTCATCTACGTCGGTGACCGTGGCAAAAAGCCTGATGGGTTTGGCGCCACAATTGCCTCTGCTTCGCTCGACGAACGTGCGCCGATGGCCGATACTCAGCAGAGTGCCACACAGCCCGGGTATAATTGGTACAGGAAGAAGTAA
- a CDS encoding M23 family metallopeptidase — protein MPQDEQRSPGNIRLEEQGLWYDQEKKRAATLAHADGEAAARTEAARLAQQTKPPETRAPKRSGGSKRRFTGFFQGMRRKSPAIAIALFIAGGSSAVIVSLAPGTPLLMMADILDRDLNTQLSGVDKTTSQLWRNKLSTATKGSCGAVKIACRYETVNMEKMEKTLGRINASSDDKLMMTFDEDKGFTEKRGRIKTISVVKADGTRIEANSPEAFTKLMKSDPVFRAKMYMVYSPRFSVYKGKEIMDFLSKNKVTYAMGEKKNTVKEVQEETDKRVSGETDIETSKLTPVKDKDGNETGEFEDEDGRRYSAAEAKAIEDFGKQLDASPSVGAVSDTIGKAAGRVNALDTACTVFNTATAVRVAARVLQYKEMIRLAFYNVFQPASMLRAETSYPEAVEAPSNRLMDAAPATKVADQSKIGETPYGSDLPEVVSPDSGKNAFDSPLVKGSRDQDFGGVKNMSQQGKALLLGGDRLAGIGNAQQLVARMTGASSTAEVSQRCRVVQNNFVRAGVLAVSIAVGVGTFGAGTAAQLGLSVAFGAAMPLLTAQLASIAAGSVTKGLKYTDFGTATAVGSDAMYNGMARSQGMMSLSPDKMTKYQNSKRETLQAYDELDRLAAVKKPFDTSNKFSFLGSLARTTLPIAASLRTIDSTHLGGALAALPSVATTAMSTVAMPLTHADSDYIVKKDRYTYCNDPDYAQLGPNVAINPTCVMVFGLPDEAMEIDPVENAKWMAEHGEIIVDSDSGDPADNGQLWNYKKYLEQCVDQQPGATEDIEKDPTNGSGCVAEANYEKNWHYAKFKLSLGINEGLDQNLPGMDGGSQEAFDGGAAGKVGLDGWAYPTVKSKTEVSSGFGMRDGTRHNGIDLAGPLGTPIYAARDGKVIAAGPANGFGNWVVIQHEVDGQRVDTVYGHMRANTILVKVGDTVKAGQPIAGIGSEGQSTGPHLHFEIWPGGRSDTNSGTGQPIDPKPYLDKASGGSG, from the coding sequence ATGCCGCAGGACGAACAACGATCTCCCGGAAACATTCGGCTCGAAGAGCAGGGTCTTTGGTATGACCAAGAAAAGAAACGCGCCGCCACCCTTGCGCACGCAGATGGCGAAGCTGCCGCTCGTACTGAAGCCGCCCGACTTGCCCAGCAGACCAAACCACCAGAAACGCGTGCGCCCAAGCGATCGGGCGGTAGCAAACGCCGTTTCACCGGCTTCTTTCAAGGCATGCGTCGCAAATCACCCGCCATCGCAATCGCACTATTTATCGCCGGAGGAAGTAGCGCTGTTATCGTCAGTCTCGCGCCAGGGACACCACTACTCATGATGGCAGACATCTTAGACCGAGACCTCAACACACAGCTCTCAGGCGTCGACAAGACCACATCACAACTCTGGCGCAACAAACTCAGTACAGCCACCAAAGGCTCCTGTGGTGCTGTCAAAATCGCCTGCCGCTATGAGACCGTCAATATGGAGAAGATGGAAAAAACGCTTGGGCGCATCAATGCCTCGAGCGACGACAAACTCATGATGACGTTTGACGAAGACAAAGGTTTCACTGAGAAGCGAGGCCGTATCAAAACTATCTCTGTAGTCAAAGCCGATGGCACACGCATCGAGGCCAACTCACCAGAAGCCTTCACCAAACTTATGAAGTCCGACCCCGTGTTCCGAGCCAAAATGTACATGGTCTATAGCCCGCGCTTCAGTGTCTATAAGGGCAAAGAAATCATGGACTTCCTCTCTAAAAATAAAGTTACCTACGCTATGGGCGAAAAGAAAAACACCGTCAAAGAGGTACAGGAGGAGACCGACAAGCGCGTCTCGGGAGAAACCGACATCGAGACGTCGAAGCTCACACCGGTCAAAGACAAAGATGGCAACGAAACCGGGGAGTTCGAAGATGAAGATGGGCGTCGCTATAGTGCCGCAGAGGCCAAAGCTATCGAAGATTTCGGCAAACAGCTCGACGCCTCGCCATCTGTCGGTGCTGTCAGCGATACTATCGGCAAGGCAGCTGGACGGGTCAATGCCCTCGATACAGCCTGTACCGTATTCAACACTGCCACCGCCGTGCGAGTTGCCGCACGCGTCCTCCAATACAAAGAGATGATACGATTGGCGTTCTACAACGTATTTCAACCTGCCAGCATGCTCCGTGCCGAGACATCATACCCAGAGGCGGTAGAAGCACCGTCAAACCGTCTTATGGACGCCGCGCCTGCTACGAAGGTGGCCGATCAGTCCAAAATAGGTGAGACACCCTACGGAAGCGACCTTCCAGAAGTAGTCAGCCCCGATAGTGGTAAAAATGCCTTCGATTCGCCCCTCGTGAAAGGCTCGCGAGATCAAGACTTTGGTGGCGTGAAAAATATGAGCCAACAGGGCAAAGCACTTCTCCTTGGTGGTGACAGGTTAGCAGGGATTGGCAACGCCCAGCAACTCGTGGCGCGCATGACCGGTGCCAGTTCCACGGCAGAGGTGTCACAGCGTTGCCGTGTCGTGCAAAATAACTTCGTGCGTGCCGGAGTACTAGCGGTATCGATTGCTGTGGGCGTAGGTACATTTGGCGCCGGTACCGCTGCACAGCTTGGCTTGTCGGTGGCGTTTGGCGCGGCCATGCCGCTCCTGACCGCACAACTTGCGAGTATTGCTGCGGGTAGTGTCACCAAAGGCCTCAAATACACCGACTTCGGCACCGCCACCGCCGTAGGCTCGGATGCGATGTATAACGGCATGGCACGATCCCAAGGCATGATGAGTCTCAGCCCAGACAAAATGACAAAATACCAAAACAGTAAACGCGAGACGTTGCAGGCATACGATGAGCTCGACCGGCTAGCCGCAGTGAAAAAGCCGTTTGATACTAGCAATAAATTCTCTTTTCTCGGCTCACTAGCGCGCACTACGCTGCCAATTGCCGCCAGCCTCCGCACTATTGACAGCACACATCTCGGTGGCGCATTAGCCGCACTGCCATCTGTCGCGACCACTGCCATGAGTACGGTCGCCATGCCACTCACACACGCCGACTCGGACTATATTGTCAAAAAAGATCGCTACACGTACTGCAACGACCCTGACTATGCGCAGCTCGGACCAAATGTCGCCATTAATCCTACATGTGTGATGGTGTTCGGCCTACCAGACGAAGCCATGGAGATCGACCCAGTCGAGAACGCCAAGTGGATGGCAGAGCACGGCGAAATTATTGTTGATTCTGACAGTGGTGATCCGGCAGATAACGGCCAACTATGGAACTACAAGAAATATCTCGAACAGTGTGTCGACCAGCAACCTGGCGCTACCGAAGATATTGAAAAAGACCCGACAAATGGCAGCGGCTGCGTAGCCGAAGCTAACTACGAAAAGAATTGGCACTATGCCAAGTTCAAGCTCAGCCTCGGTATCAACGAAGGACTCGACCAAAATCTGCCAGGTATGGATGGTGGCTCACAAGAGGCATTCGATGGTGGCGCAGCCGGTAAAGTTGGCCTCGATGGCTGGGCCTACCCAACCGTGAAAAGCAAGACGGAAGTGTCGAGCGGCTTCGGTATGCGCGATGGTACCCGCCACAACGGTATCGACCTAGCCGGGCCGCTCGGTACACCAATCTACGCTGCGCGTGATGGTAAGGTGATTGCCGCCGGACCCGCGAACGGCTTCGGTAACTGGGTTGTGATCCAGCACGAGGTCGACGGACAACGCGTCGACACTGTCTATGGACACATGCGCGCCAATACTATACTCGTAAAAGTAGGGGATACTGTAAAGGCTGGTCAGCCTATCGCTGGTATCGGCAGCGAAGGGCAGAGCACTGGTCCGCATCTTCACTTCGAAATATGGCCCGGTGGACGCTCCGATACTAATAGCGGCACCGGTCAGCCTATCGACCCAAAACCTTACCTCGATAAAGCCAGCGGAGGTAGCGGCTAA
- a CDS encoding COG4280 domain-containing protein has protein sequence MNATPDLFFGVAIFLAAAVEAIEALTIVLAVAIVRGWRSVTYAIIAGVLTLTVIVAAVGYALLLVPLHAVWLFGGGILLIFGLQWVHKAILRYMGLKPTRDELEVYDRERRNAKRQKGEREGIDWYAFVIAYKTIIIEGLEVIFIVLAFGALYDNLLFGASISVAAILLVSGLGVFIHKPLSKFPENSMKFAVGILLVSFGTVFAATGAGIIWPNEYVAFALLVPTYLGVSILSMYLLEDPRKGIAPPDRTLLRNMIITAIVFVVIAIGLYAAFRNNPLPTEDLSFVTGNAGYIG, from the coding sequence ATGAACGCCACTCCTGATTTATTTTTTGGTGTTGCAATATTCCTCGCAGCAGCAGTTGAGGCAATCGAAGCACTTACTATCGTCCTCGCGGTAGCAATAGTTCGCGGATGGCGCTCAGTGACATATGCGATCATAGCCGGCGTGCTCACGCTAACTGTCATCGTGGCAGCCGTTGGCTATGCGCTTTTGCTAGTTCCACTTCATGCAGTATGGCTGTTTGGCGGTGGGATATTGTTGATTTTTGGCCTGCAGTGGGTACACAAGGCTATCTTGCGCTACATGGGCCTCAAACCGACACGTGATGAACTTGAAGTATATGATAGAGAACGAAGAAATGCTAAACGCCAAAAGGGTGAGCGAGAGGGTATAGACTGGTACGCGTTTGTAATCGCTTATAAAACAATCATCATTGAAGGACTTGAGGTAATATTTATCGTACTGGCATTTGGTGCGCTCTACGATAACCTGCTATTTGGCGCAAGTATCTCAGTTGCCGCCATATTGCTCGTGAGTGGTCTTGGGGTGTTTATTCATAAGCCACTTTCTAAGTTTCCAGAAAACTCCATGAAATTCGCAGTGGGAATTTTACTTGTCAGTTTCGGAACCGTCTTTGCGGCAACCGGGGCCGGGATTATCTGGCCAAATGAGTATGTGGCTTTTGCGCTACTCGTACCAACATATCTTGGTGTCTCGATCTTGTCTATGTACCTATTGGAGGATCCCAGAAAGGGTATAGCCCCGCCGGATCGAACGCTACTGCGCAACATGATTATCACCGCTATAGTATTCGTTGTGATTGCTATCGGACTATACGCAGCGTTTCGAAACAATCCACTTCCAACAGAGGATTTATCATTTGTGACTGGTAATGCGGGGTACATCGGATGA